The following nucleotide sequence is from Cydia splendana chromosome 11, ilCydSple1.2, whole genome shotgun sequence.
TTAACtcaaaaaaacctaacctaactcaaaaccttaCCTAACCACTATAATTGCAAAATTGCTACAAGATTCTGAGGAAAATTTTAACAGCGCCATTTATCTTATGCTTGCATTTATTGATTAGTGCCATCTACCGGTAACAAAACTTTTAGTTACTTTAAGATGAAAGTGGAGGACCGCCGCGGCGCTGCCGTGTCAAGCCAAACTCACGTATCTTGAGATATAGTAGTTTGGGTTAACCGGGCTAAATCGATTTAAAATAGTGCCTTTTATATGATACAAAAAAGATTTCATAATTTCACATAAAACTAATTTGCCAAAATACTGTAACTCCGGTTTTAACTACCTATTTATGCCTTATTCCCGTATCTTTAGTTACCACAAATAAGCTTAACAAGCGCCATAGGCTCGTGGTTTGCCAATCTGCGGTAACTTTCGATGGGTACATGAGTTTGGCGTAACCGAGTAGGAAACTGTAGTGAGCGCAGCGTGTGTAAGTTACGCTAATGAGGGCTTGATTATTTAATggtcaatttattattttttatgttccAAAGAAAAGTGATATCAAAAACTATGTTGAAATTACAGATTAAGTTGGATTAAGTACTATGTTTGTTATAGAGGTTCCTGGAGGTTTggtgagattttttttttttttaaacaggaTTTATTATGTTAATTATTACTGTATTCATTAAACTACTTTcccaaaaatgtgacttttcttTAGGTGTTACCTATGTGATTTCAAAGCACTATTAAGATACTGGAGATCGGCATAACACCGTCCGCATCTGTTGTGCTGGCAACGGCGTAAAGGCCGACGCCATATTACCGTATCTGTAGATACCGCATTTCGCGTAACTTAAAATATATGCAATTTTAGACCgtccatatttttaatttggcataattaattcatataaatacaatatttattaaattaaatacgtcTTGTCGGTTGTTCTTGTACTTCttattcatattatataataaatacaaaaaacgGACCATAATTTTGTAAGTTATGATAAGTTCTTTGTTTTAAACTTTAACGTCGTTTTTCTCGAAATAGCCATTTCTAAGATACGTGAGTTTGGCTTGACACGGCACGGCCCCGAAACAGCCTTTCCATACGAACGTAGTCGCCATTTTTCTCTcgggatattaacattattgagaATATTTTGACTCAATTTGATATAATATGTTAACCTCATCTATATTTATGTCCGCTGGTTTGATttgttttttccattttttgatTTATAACTATAAGAGTTAATAgtagctttaaaaaaaaagaaaaaaaaatgcagcTGTGTTTAtcaaatattgaaaaaatattgccataatgtcaatatctatCGGGATTATGGTGTTGGTACTCGTAGGTATTGGAAGGCCCTATTAGATTTAGGCAAATTGTTGGATACTTAGGGgcaatttacatttaaaatctCTAGACGTTCTTCTGTATTAGTGGGGAATGGACACGCGATAATTTACAGGACTTaagaaaacatttaataatcaACGTGCTaacacaaaaattacaaaaacatgtcgtaaataaatttggAAAGTGATAGCCGAGAGTTGTCGGGCGCCGCTGCCCTGGAGCTTCATGAGCTCGGCCGTCGAGTTGGTCTCGTCCGGCGAGTCCTCCTCCTGCAGGGCCTCGGGCACGCGCGATGAGGTCTCCTCCTCcaacgacgacgacgacgacgacgacgacgacgacacGCGCGTCGGCTCCTCGCCCGCGTCGTAGCTCGCCTCGTTGTCGCCGTACTCGCCGATCTGCAACACAACACATATATAGGGCAGCTGTACGAGTAACTCCACCGACGATTACTCACAACCACTCGCTTTTCGACAATATTTGGATACTATTATGAGATTTAAAAGAATTCCGGTTCGGTCCGTAGGAAGAGCGGTTTTCTACGGTATTCGTGGCTGTTGTATGTAAGTCGAGACGTAGAGAACGGATGCAGAACTAaacgtaggtacatataaaggCAAAATGGATGCCTAGCTGGATACTCGGCAATGACCACAACACGCCGGTAGAAAGTGTTCGGTGCGACGGTAATTGTAATAAGTAAGTAATTGCTTTAATACTTAatgaattgtaatttaattgaaattgacctaattaattaataacccttttgacatgtaaagtttgtaattttatgaataaatgaatatgaatatgagaTTATTGATCTGTCAACGATaatcagccgtattcgaacaatgggatacgtcaaatactagatattgaaacgatatgtatcggatatgtcagtgtcaaacaagtgtcgaaagtgaagttaatgtttgaagaaacgtcacttttgacacctgtttgacactgacatatccgatccatatcgtttcaatatctagtatttgacgtatctcattgttcgaatacggctgaatGACGAGTGACGGGTACACAGTAGGCGGAGCATTCGGCCCTACCTTGAAATCAGCCCGGTAGGGTTCGAACTCGAACTGCACCATCCTGCTGCCCATCGTAGAGGCATTGAGGTGCGCATTCGGCGTCGGCGGCGGAGTCGACGGCGAGGTGCGCGTGGGCACGGCGACGGCGCCCACGTCCGCGCCGGCGTGCCGCCAAGCGTGCTCCGTGGTGGGCCACTCGCTACGAGGCGGCTGTGTTCTGTATGTCGTTGTTCTCATTTTCATGTTATCATCTGAAACAATTTAGAATTTTGTTGACATGGTAACAAAGATCTAAGTACTTAACATCAGAAAAGGGAAAAAAGAGAGACCTCGACTACGAAGCAGGGAGCCATTAAAATGGAAATGTGTCCATTAATTGACACTAAACTAACCTTCATTCCTCATATCGTCATTTTAAATAAGGCTTATAAACAATTAGGGTTTATTCTCCGTATTGCTAAACCTTTTCGTAGACCGTTAACCTACAAGATACTTTATAATAGCTTCGTCAGAAGCCGCCTGGAATTCGCTTCGGTAGTATGGAATCCCTACTatgatgtttatttgtttatttattaggaTCACCAACAGaagatacaatttacatactaaATATAAGTAACATACTAAGaggacataaaaatacaaaaagagaaTAGAAATGGTACAAAAAatattggctacaaatataatgaccaccaaaaaatactttggtaccctaaataaaaaaatcatgcttaccaaaaaaaattactgaacaccaaaaaaaaaggccaaaaaatacaaaagtaccaccactttaattacgactgcacttcaaattgtattcaaataccaaatatattgaatgatcaccaaaaatcattaatgatctccaaatcttgaagaccaaattaatgcgatattttcacctaaataaaccactatgattaccaaaaaatgtatacatattaccaaataaagtaaactgatgccaaaattactagcccctcccgctcaaccccccgtagcccgcaccgcatacctacctaacctaatctacttttctagtagcatttcgttatgctactagaaaagtaagttaaactgctatcagttaagtgggttaggttaggttagcactacgacccttacagaaacgaaatggtactagaaatgtaggttaggttaagtttcaactgctacccatacagatacgaaacgctactagaaaagtgggttaggttaggtttgaactgcgacccttacagaaaagaaatgctactagaaaagtgggttaggttaggtttgaactgcgacccatacagaaacgaaatgctactagaaaagtgggttaggttaggtttgaactgcgacccttgcagaaaagaaatgctactagaaaagtgggttaggttaggtttgaactgcgacccttacagaaacaaaatgctactagaaaagtgggttaggttaggttagaactgcgactgttacataaataaaatgctattagaaaaaggtgacgaagtggattaattaatttaataggataacgatatattaaatgtttgcacatttttaattaaaatgtggttaaaatttttgtgatcatttactatttttgcgtttacaatgattattttgaagCCATTtactttaataggatagcaagatttaaaaatttggttatcattttacattaaaatggagttctaattttggtggtcatttactatttttgggtttacaatgattattttggtgtcattttctttaataggatagcaagatgtaaaaatttggttatcatttcacattaaaatggggttagaaatttggtaattatttactatttttgggttaataatgattagtttgatgtcatttcctttaaaaggatagtaaaatgtaataaaattggtaatcatttcacattaaaacggtgttataattttggtgatcattcatgattttagggtggtaaaatagatttttttggtattaaattttactaaatctggtgatcagttaaatagcagccaaaaatatttattaaagctCTTGAATTCCGAATAAGGGGTAACTATAGAAATTACGCCTCCTCAATCTCAAGACACAGGCTTCAACCTCTGTCATTAAGGCGCTCTTGTAatgatataatatttttatttaaaattattaataatcttGTAGATGCTCCTGAACTTCTACATAATATAGGTTTTCGAGTGCCTCGTAGAACAGAACGTGGTTGTCGGAGCAAAATGCTGTTCAGTGTTGGAATATGATATGTCGAACTAAATATGCACAGCAATCATACGTTAAACGCGCATGCAGGTTGTATAATGAAAAGTGTATGAACGCGGATATATTTAACAGTTCGTTAGGGTTATTTAAGAAGAAGATTTATtctttattaaatacctaagtcTGAAAGTTAGGTTAAGCTATCTCATTAtgtgttatttgttattttttatagttgtTATACTTAGATAGCATTTCATAGTATTAAgtttattacaaaatatgttttacatatagaaaacTATAGGTCTACACTATATGAAATTCTAGCTGTTAGCTTACTTACCCACATGTTTTataagactgtttgtttctaaattaaaaaaaaaataattgaagaaaaaacttcttcaaacaaaacaaaactttaTAGTAAGGTAAAACATAAATAGTCCTCTATTCCATCCAAATAAGGCAACTTAACTAATCCTTTAGAGGAGGCTTTATTGTTGTTTACCGTCTACCCCCCACGTTTCTGACATATCCTGATCCTGTTGCATATGTGTGCGTGGGGCTGTGTCCACACGCTGCATGCTGTTTGTTTAAATACGAGTATatgccatagtctaataaaacatggtcttccattcccagagtgacacgggcctacgtcacaacaacatggccgctatatatagcgctatcgcatattatcatatagcgctgtcgcatgatgacgtaggcccgtgtcagttaggtgacctagaaaagacgggaatggagtaccaggcggagtatattattataccatggtatatGCCAGTGCACTAACGGCCGTCTGTGGTTTTACTCGCTCCTATCCCGTTTTTATCAGATGTCACTACTGGAATTATTAACTGCTATTCCTGTAGGTAGTCACATCGGCCATTGTGTTAACGAAGAAATCTCGTTGATTGTTTTGCAGCTTAGTGTTGAAGAAACATTGTAAATATGGCGGAGTAGTGAGGGTGCGTAGGTACCTTCCGGCGCGGTGGCGGCGGTGGTGGAGCGGTGGCGCGCGTGATGCTTGCCGTTGGGCCGCGTCAGGCCCCCTTCCTCCTTGACCGGTGCATTAAGCAGCATGCGCTCGCTGCACACCGACGCGCAACTATCGCTGCACACACAAACACATACACAGATAAGTCTTTTGTTAACAGTGCACTCGTTTGTTTTTCAAATGTTTATGCTCTCTTTCTAGTTTTTGAActcaataaacatttttatttatttatccatttcaatcagggctctccaaaccccggcccgcgggccaaatccagGCCGCGAAGcattccaatccggcccgcgggagccaggctccaggggttcagccctaacagcagcaaccagatacaaACAGGTTAGGTCAGAACTTCTCTGTCAGTTGGTGTGTAGGTGCGGTGTACGGCAAGTACCGGCCGCAATGGCGCCGCGTCTGCGCGCAGTGCACGAACTGCTGCCAGCGTGGCACGAGCAGCGCCGCGTGCGTGTCGCCGcagcccgcgccgccgccgccgccgccgccgccgccgctctcGCCGCCGCTCTCGCTGCTGTTCTCGCCGCTCTCGCCTGGGCTGCGCGCCGACCGCGACAGCACGCCGCACAGCTTGCCCGCGCACACCACGCCCACGCCCCAGTCGCTCTGAAATCACAAAACGAATTCACAAACATATTTGATAACCTAATTTATTAGCAGCACGTGTGTAATCGATCGGTAAAAGAGTTAATGAACTACAATAAACAAGAGTGGCACAAAGCGGTTACTATCTGCTTGACCAGACGCTAACGACGAAGTCGACTGAATTGCATTTTCGTTAATGTATGATGTGCGTGGTCTGGCTCACTCGCCACACGTCACTTACGAATACGGTGTCCACCCACCGCCGCGTCTAGTTTAGTGCAGTGCCGTTTTAGGAAGAACTTATTACCTATCAATTAATgccaatttattttatattttatcagttaACAAATGCTAAGTTTAATTTGATTGTAATGTCTAGTCATGAATCTTTAatgttatacctatacctaatttttatattattaattttatcttaaatGTATACTATGGATCCATGTTGTCtggaataaatgatttattattattatttattattatatagccAAACCTGGCAGAACTCAGGCCCAACGAGACAAAGCGCCGTGTCGGAGATGGCGGCCCAGTGCGGCGCGACGGTGGCGCAGACCATGGGCGAGGCGCGCTCGGCGTTGCCGACGCGCAGCGCGCCGCCGGCGCGCTGGGGCGTGCGCACCACATGGCAGGCGGGCGCGGAGCCGCGCGGCTCGCAGTCGTCGCCGGCCGCCATGAGGATGGGCCGCgcgccggccgccgcgccgAACGGCGCCTCCAGCTCCAGCAGCGCCATGTCCAGGACGACGCCGATCCACGCCTCTTCTGTCCACTTCATGTTCTCGGATAAACCCTGTAGTATGTCGCTTAGGTTAAACATCAATTGATCGTTATCGCCTGTGCCCATGTCACAACTATCACATCATAGTAGCTGGGGAGCCGGTGATGCTGAATGTGTGACTCGAGCGTCGTAGAGACCTATTGGATTCGAAAGaatagatgataagaagaaaaaaaaggttatataagGTTAAGGTTATGTTAGAAGTAAGTTAGAATATGCCTCACAGGTCTGGAACCCTTGCTACCATACATATATTGACGGAATCGAAAAAAATTGAACTATTGTGACAACGAAAACTGTGTACGTATAGCCCATCCGAAGcgcatatgtgacgttccatggtaaAAGGTACCTTACGCTGCTGTTAACGACGCttcaatacctacctactaatgcggtgctgcgcgacgtaagcgccaacctTACCCGGTACCAGGTACCGGGTAAGGTTGGCGCAGACCTTTACCCGTGGCCGTGGCGTAATTAGCGTCATGCATGAAGTTTATATTTGAACgaaacattttttattcggaTGTTTGTTGCCGTTATAGGTATGTTACAAATGCATTTCCgttattaaattatcatttaattgcttataaaaagtacaaaaatttGCCCGTGAAAAGCTATTGAGCGAAACGCAGCGCCATTAGTCGAAACGTCACGTGACGTCACTcgtttcaacaaattgttaagaccaaccaagagtgaaagagatggcattatgacccGACTCGCCACTAAGTAGCAAACGTCAGTTGCGTTCACACCGAATGACGTCATCAGTTCTGTCGAATTCGTGCCAAAAATGACGAGCGTTTCAACCGCtcaaaattatttaacattttaaatattgttaATAATATAATGGGAAGgtttataaaagtatttttatttttccggTGTTCAAAGAAGTACTATATGCTAGTGAAAGTCAAATAAAGCAGAAGCTATATAGACAGAGATGTAACCTGTGAGTCAATAGCGAGCGCGATGCGCGCGACACGTCGTGCGCCTTCCGCAGCGGTGGCGCCGGGCGCGCGCGCCCACAGGTCGgcgggcggcgcgccgcggccgCGCGCGCACGTCGCCGTGCTCAGCGCCGCGCGCAGCGTCACCAGCGCGCCGCCGCAGCGCCACCCGTCCTCATGCTCCACCACTATCTGCAACACAACAGATAGTTTTTGCGTGACCAAAGATTTGACCTTTCTAATTAGGTGTCGTAATACCTATAGAGACGGTGACGTAGATATAGAGAGGGAGCGTAGGGCATTGGCGGTGCGTTGTAATATGTTGTCTCGCAGGTTTGCGCGGTGTAATGGGAATGTCAAAGTAACGCTATTTAAAGCGTTTTGCCAGACCCTTTACACGTGCACCCTGTGGACaaattatactaaataaaaGAGCCTTCAATGCCCTGCGCGTCCAGTACAACAATGGGTTCAGGTTGCTGTTGGGACTGCCTCGTTTTTGCAGCGCGTCCGGTATGTTCGCGGAGGCGCACACTGACAGCTTCGGTGCGATAATACGCCATAGAACTGCCTCATTGATGCTTCGCGTGCGTGATAGTTCCAACAGCCTCTTGTGCCTAGTGTGAGAGTCGCCTGCTTGCGCCTTCTGGAAACACTGGGACGATGTGCATATATATGGGTTCCAGAGGCTTAGTATATAAGTTGTTAtaatttagtataattttgttataaattagtacctatatgtttaagtaattaacataatattaagGGAATGTGTACTAACACTATGGACATGGTCTgaaataaattgattgattgattgattgattaattgattgattgaattaattaataaatcttCACTCGTGCTACGCGTACTTAATTGCTTATGCTACGTCACCTCGACGAACTTCACAGTTGTAAAATTAAAGCCATGGACTATTACGAACGAAAAACAGGTTTCTGCTTAGTGCACGACACGAGGAAACGGCACTCGTCGATGACCATTAGCTTTATCGCGACATTGCTCTCGTGTGTTTAGCATATATTGAACTGACCGCAAACGGTGCACTCTCGACCTCGTCCTCCAGCGGctcgtcggcggcggcgacggtggcggcggcggccaGGAGCAGCAGCAACGCCGCCGGCGCCCAGTTGGCTCCCAAC
It contains:
- the LOC134795184 gene encoding trypsin-7-like, which translates into the protein MFIACTAARVTGSRPEPSMLGANWAPAALLLLLAAAATVAAADEPLEDEVESAPFAIVVEHEDGWRCGGALVTLRAALSTATCARGRGAPPADLWARAPGATAAEGARRVARIALAIDSQGLSENMKWTEEAWIGVVLDMALLELEAPFGAAAGARPILMAAGDDCEPRGSAPACHVVRTPQRAGGALRVGNAERASPMVCATVAPHWAAISDTALCLVGPEFCQSDWGVGVVCAGKLCGVLSRSARSPGESGENSSESGGESGGGGGGGGGAGCGDTHAALLVPRWQQFVHCAQTRRHCGRDSCASVCSERMLLNAPVKEEGGLTRPNGKHHARHRSTTAATAPEAFCSDNHVLFYEALENLYYVEVQEHLQDY